A window of SAR324 cluster bacterium genomic DNA:
ATATTCCAAGGATTGCTTGTACCACTGCTGACCAAAGCGTTGTTCATACTTGCTCAGTTTCTCTTCAATTCTACCTTCGGTCTGCTCGGACTTATTTGCGTAGTAGTCCAGACGAGACGACTGGACTACTTTGCCTCTAGGTCGGCAATCGCTGCTTGTACTCGCTCGGCATTGTAGCGATTGGTGCGTAGCTGAATGTGCTTGATGTAGCGAAAGCTCTTCTCTAGTTCAATTCTGAGGATGTGCTTAATTTCCTCAAGGGTCATTTGAGACTGCCCAGCTTGAAATGAAATGGCTGTGTGCGGGACAGAATAGCAGTACTCAGAAACAGAAAGTGGGCAACTCTCTGAGCCAAGGGACCTTTAGGCTAAGACAGTAATGGAGAAAAATGTATCCGAACCGCCACTTTCAGTTAAATGAATTCAACGTCTCTTCATAGTCCAACTCTTTCTTCTCATTCCCAACTAAATTCACCTTCAATGTAAGTGCTCTCAGGACATACGACCAGTTGCCCAGAGAAGTATTGATCCAAAGGAATTGATCAACTAAAGTTTGAAGCCAATCACACAGAGTACCAGCACTCGCACCTGACGAGATTCTTGTAGTGAACTGTAACGGTGTAAAAAAAGTTGGATGAAGAAATAATTTTGGCTAATGAATCAAAAACTTGACTAAAATCTATTTCTAAAATAGCAGATAGGATATCTATCCTATAGATAACCAAATTTTTTGGTGAACAGTTGACTAGAAATCTGAATTTGGGAATAAAAAAGGAGTGCCTATGAATACATGAAAATTGATCTAAATGATAATTCAATACAACTCAACTAATGAGGTAAAATGAACTCTCTAAAGAAGTTTGCAAAGATCTCGTTCTTGATTTCAGTATCTCTATTATTGTCAAGTGCTGTCTTCGCCAAAAAGACAATAGAGTTTATACAATGGTGGGAGCCAGAACTACCAAAAGGAAGTTTTAGAGCCATCATGGATGACTTTGAAAAGGCGAATCCAGATATCGAAGTTAAACTTATTAGTGGGCCTTATCCTAATATTAAAGACCAGATAATTGTAGGTGCAGCGACAGGAACACTGAGTGATGTCGTAGGACTCGATGGAGCTTGGGTCAATGACCTGGCTAAGCAAGGGGCAATAACAGATATGAACCCATTGATGAGTCAGGGAACTCTGGATACAAAAGAAATTGCTGCAATCATAAAGTTGGACGGTGGAAGTTACATGTTCCCAGTGGCATCGTTCATATATCCAATATTTGTGAATTTGGATATGATGAACGAAGTGGGTTTACGAGGAATGCCTAGAACAAGAGGAGAATTCTTCGAAGCTGCAAAAAAGCTGACTGATAAGTCAAAGAATCAGTATGGCTGGGTATTACCGTTATCATTAGAAACTCCGTGGGGTGTTCAAAATGACGTAATGTCGTGGGTTTGGGCATCAGGGGGTAATATGATGAAAGATGGGAAGCCAGATCTACAGAATAAAGACGTAGTTGAAGTACTTAAATTTGTTAATGAAATGCACAAAGCAGGAGTAATATCACCAGGAACATTATCCAAAAAGGAGCAGGATAAAGTCGAAGAATTTGTCAATGAGCGAGTCGGTATGATGGTTGGGACACTTGCCCATATCAACTTAATCAAAAAGAGAAACCCAAAATTGAATTTCTCTATTACTGAAATGCCAGTAACTAAAGGGTTCAAAGATAAGAGTGGGATAATGTATGCAGCCTGGGGCATAGGTGTCAGCGAGCATTCAGAAAACAAAAAGGAAGCCTGGAAACTTGTTGAATATTTAATGAGCGCTGAGGTCAATAGCAGATTAGTGTCAATTGCAAATGCGTTTCCTGGAAATGTAAAAGGTCAACCGGATTTTGTGAAAACAGACCGGCAATTTGAAAAGGCATTTGCGATGTTTAAAAATGGATATCTCAAAAATGAGTTTACAGGGTTGCCTGTCGCTGGTGAATTGATGAGAATTTTGGATGAAGAAATTCAATTAATGCTGGAAGGAGAACAATCTCCTGAAGAAACAGCTAGAAAGGCCCAGACAAGGTGGATAGCTGAATTCTAAATCGCTAACAAAAACTTCTGGCCTGATAAGATTTAGTTGCTTTGACATAAGCAAAATGAGAATTATTGAAATAATATAACTAGCTCTCAAAATATTAGCAGGCCAGAAGCAAGATTTTAATAACTAAAATAAAATTATGAGAAATAATATAAATACATAGTTTCTCAAAAACTTATGGGTTCTTTAATAATTTTTTACAAAAGAAAGAGAGAATGAACACAATAAGGGTGAGGAAAAAGATCTATCCTTATCTTTACCAGACACCATCAATAAGTCTGCTAATAATATTGATGGTAATACCGATGGCAACAGTTATTAATTACTCATTTTTTGACAATGTTATCATGAAAAAAAGCCCAAACTTTGTGGGCTTATCAAATTACAAGGAAATATTAACTGACAATACATTCTGGATCTCATTTTATAATACTATTTATTTCACAGCCGCCAGCATTTTTTTTCATCTAATAATTGGGTTAGCATTTGCTCTTCTACTGAATTATAAATCTTTAAATATTATCGCTAAAAGTATCTTAAGAGTAATTTATATAGTCCCATGGTTGTTTACAGCCACAATTGTTGCAATCATATGGCGTCTTGTTCTAGATCCAAGTGGTGTAATAAATTACATACTTCTATCGTTCGAAATGATAGACGAGAGGATTGAATGGTTATCATCTAGAGATACGGCCCTTAATACAGTAACCTTCATAAATATTTGGGCTGGATATCCTTTCTATATGGTGAGTTTGTTAGCAGGTTTACAAGGG
This region includes:
- a CDS encoding sugar ABC transporter substrate-binding protein, with protein sequence MNSLKKFAKISFLISVSLLLSSAVFAKKTIEFIQWWEPELPKGSFRAIMDDFEKANPDIEVKLISGPYPNIKDQIIVGAATGTLSDVVGLDGAWVNDLAKQGAITDMNPLMSQGTLDTKEIAAIIKLDGGSYMFPVASFIYPIFVNLDMMNEVGLRGMPRTRGEFFEAAKKLTDKSKNQYGWVLPLSLETPWGVQNDVMSWVWASGGNMMKDGKPDLQNKDVVEVLKFVNEMHKAGVISPGTLSKKEQDKVEEFVNERVGMMVGTLAHINLIKKRNPKLNFSITEMPVTKGFKDKSGIMYAAWGIGVSEHSENKKEAWKLVEYLMSAEVNSRLVSIANAFPGNVKGQPDFVKTDRQFEKAFAMFKNGYLKNEFTGLPVAGELMRILDEEIQLMLEGEQSPEETARKAQTRWIAEF
- a CDS encoding sugar ABC transporter permease, translating into MNTIRVRKKIYPYLYQTPSISLLIILMVIPMATVINYSFFDNVIMKKSPNFVGLSNYKEILTDNTFWISFYNTIYFTAASIFFHLIIGLAFALLLNYKSLNIIAKSILRVIYIVPWLFTATIVAIIWRLVLDPSGVINYILLSFEMIDERIEWLSSRDTALNTVTFINIWAGYPFYMVSLLAGLQGIPNELYEAAKIDGANLGQQFINITIPQLKPIIYTLILLDFIWTIQVFPLIWMTTGGGPIHSTEMLSTYTYKLAFSKYEFSLASTSAFLTFLLSLTVSIFYIKRQVNRTND